The genomic DNA GTGCAGCCCAACGCCTGCATCACCGGCGGCTTCACGCAATGCATGCGCATCGCCGGCATGGCCGCGGCCTTCAACACCCGCTTCGCCAACGGCGGCGCCTGGCCGCATCACAACATGCACCTGCATGCGGGCCTGGCCAACGGCTCGCTGGTCGAGTACCACTCGGTGGCGGTCGATTGCTGCAAGCTGGTGTTCGACGATCTGCCGGTGCCGTCGAACGGCGTGCTCGCGCTGCCCGAACTGCCGGGGCTCGGCTTCGCGCCCAACCGCGAGCGCGTGGCGGAACTCGCGAAGCGGCCCGGCTCGCACGGCGTCGGCAAGGCCTGATGCGCGCAGCGACCCTCGAACGATTTCCGGAGACAAGACAAATGAACGCATTCACCTCACGGCGCACCGCGCTGGCATTCGGCGCTGCCCTGCTCGCCGCAGGCGCCACGCTGGCCCACGCACAGACCTATCCCGAGCGGCCGATCCGCCTCTTGGTCGGCTACTCCGCCGGCGGCGGGGTCGACGCGGTGGCGCGCCTGCTCGCACCGCGCCTGTCGGCGCTGCTGGGCCAGCAGGTGGTGGTGGAGAACCGGGCCGGCGCGGCCGGCGTGATCGCAGGCGATGTGGTGGCCAAGGCAGCGCCCGACGGCTACACGCTGCTGCTGGGCGACAGCTCGACCTTGATCGCGAAGTACATGCAGCCGAAGCTGGCCTTCGATCCGATCAAGAGCTTCACGCCGATCGCGGGCGTGTTCAAGTCACCGCTGCTGATCGTCGCCAACAACGATTTCCCGGCGAAGACGCCGCGCGAGCTGGTGGCCGCGCTGCAGGCCAGGCCGGGCGTCTACGCGTTCGCGACCTCCGGCGTCGGCACGGTGCAGCATTTGGGCTTCGAGATGATGAAGGGCCAGACCGGCACTTTCGCGCTTCACATCCCGTACCGCGGCGCGGCGCAGATCGTGCCCGACGTGATCAGCGGACAGGTGCCGCTCGGCGTGGTGAGCGCAACCGCCGGCATGGCGCAGGCCAGGGCCGGCAACCTGCGCGCGCTGGCCATCATGAGCAACGACAGGCTGCCCGGCGCGGAAAGCGTCGCGGCCCTGTCGACGGCCGTGCCCGGCATCGACGTGGCGCCGCGCCTGTTCCTGCTGGCACCGGCCGGCACGCCGGCCGCGATCGTGGACCGGCTCGGCGAGGCGGTCCGCAGCGTGATGACCGCGCCCGACATGGCGCAGGCTGCCGCGGTGCAGGGCGCGGTGCCGGACTTCCTGCCAGCGGCCGCGCTCGCCACCAGTCTCGCGCAGGAATCGGCGCGCTGGGGCAAGGTGATTCACGAGCAGCACATCTCGGCGCAGTAGGCGTGCGCCGCGCGATGGTCGCGACTCAAGCTGCCGCTTCG from Variovorax sp. PBL-E5 includes the following:
- a CDS encoding tripartite tricarboxylate transporter substrate-binding protein, with protein sequence MNAFTSRRTALAFGAALLAAGATLAHAQTYPERPIRLLVGYSAGGGVDAVARLLAPRLSALLGQQVVVENRAGAAGVIAGDVVAKAAPDGYTLLLGDSSTLIAKYMQPKLAFDPIKSFTPIAGVFKSPLLIVANNDFPAKTPRELVAALQARPGVYAFATSGVGTVQHLGFEMMKGQTGTFALHIPYRGAAQIVPDVISGQVPLGVVSATAGMAQARAGNLRALAIMSNDRLPGAESVAALSTAVPGIDVAPRLFLLAPAGTPAAIVDRLGEAVRSVMTAPDMAQAAAVQGAVPDFLPAAALATSLAQESARWGKVIHEQHISAQ